The following DNA comes from Spirulina major PCC 6313.
CCTGCCATTCGGGATCATCAGGTAAACGTTGGGCGGTGGCGATGTAGGTGACGGGTTGGCCGGTGTCGTGGGCGGCTTGTTCGGCCCATTCACTTTTGCCGGAACTGGCGGGGCCGGTGACTAAAATGCAAAGAGGAGAAGCCATTAAACTGGGTGCATATCATGAAGAACGATAAGCGAGACCATACAATAAAAAGCAGATTTATCATTAACAAAGATTGCTCGACCCGTGGCGCGATCGCATGATGCTCAATCAGTGGCAACCCCATGAAACCTGAACTTCGACGGATTGAAACCACCCTGCAACATTTAGAAGGACAACGGCAAGCTCCGTCGGCCTCCCCTGCCTCTGCAACGCCGCGATCGCCCCAACTCCCCTATATGCCGCCGCGCACCGCCCCCTACCCCACACCCCCACCGCCGCGCCCGGTTTCTCCCCCCGGTGGGATTAATCTCCCCCCCCGTTCCACGGGTCTGCCGCCGATGCGATCGCCCCAAACCCCCCACGCCTACCGCACCAACCCCGCCAACCCCCCCCGACCCGTTTCGCCCCCGTCCTTTCGCGTCCAATCCCCACCCCAATCCCCCTCTCCCCAACGTCCCCCCACGCCCCAAGCCCAGCCCGCGCCTCCTCCCTCCCCACCCCAACGCCCCCCCGCCCCATCGGGGGGACAGATCACCCATGTGCCCGCCGGTCGCCTCAGTCACCATCGCCACAACGTCAACCCCGCCCTCGCCACGAATATTTTGCGGGAAATTGAAGCGGTGATCGTCGGCTGGCAACGGGAGTTAAAACAAATTTTGATCCAGATTCAAAACCTCTACCTTGAAGGGCCGATGGTGGATGGTTGGCTAGAATCCCAAGAGGCCGATCCGGCGCGATCGCTTCCCCAAACAGCCCGCCAACAGATTGAATCGAACTACGGACGGGTCAGTTATGAATTTCCCCGGTCGGGGTATCGTCTTTGTGGCCGCGATGATCAAGGGCGAGTCTGGTCGAAACCCTGCCCGCCCCATCAGGTGGCTGGGGTGAGTATGGCGATCGCCCGGTATCAAAAACTCCGCCAACTCCTCAAGAAAAAACAGGGTTTAGAGCAGCGTTTAAGCAACATCGCCGAAACCCTCGTTTTAGTGCATCGTCGCCTGAAGAGTTAGATGACCTCACCCAACCCTCTCCCTCAGGCGAGGGCTGCTAACGCCCTTCTCCCGTGGGAGAAGGGCCGGGGATGAGGGAATCGGGCGGGTGGCGTGTTAAGACAGGGGAAGATTAGGGGTGCATGATTGACGGTTTTTGAATTTTTAGTGAAAAACTATGACGGTGGCGATCGCAGCAATTATCTGTACTCACAATCGAGAAGACTACCTCGGCAAAGCGATCGATAGTCTGCTCACGCAAGATCACGACGATTACGAGGTGATTGTTGTCGATAATGCCTCCACCGATCGCACCCGTGAGATTGTCGAAGCCCGCTTACCCCATCCCCGGCTGCGCTATTGCTACGAGGCAGAGGTGGGACTTTCAGCGGCTCGCAATCGCGGTGTGCGGGAAACCGAAGCGGCGATCATTACCTATCTTGATGATGATGCGATCGCATCTCCCGGCTGGCTGACTGCCTTAGAAGCGGGATTTGAGGAAGACGAGGAGTTAGCGATCGCCGGCGGCAATGTTACGTTAATTTGGCCCGACGGCTGCACCTGCGCCCCCCCCTGGCTCTCCGACGGCCTCGCCGCCAACCTCGGAGCCTACGACCTCGGCAACCAACCCCGCGCCATCACCCAGCACAACCTCACTCCACGGGGCTTAAACTACGCCATCCGTCGCCTCTTTTGGGAACAAGTGGGAGGATTCGATCGCAACCTCGGCCGCGTCGGCAAAAATCTCCTCTCCAACGAAGAACTGCGCATGACCGAACTCGCCCTCAAACGCGGCTGGCACGTCACCTATCTCCCCGCCGCCACCGTTGCCCACCACGTCACCCCCGAACGGCTAGAGCGGCGCTGGTTCCTCAAACGCGGCTGGTGGCAAGGGGTGAGCGAATCCTATCGCGAGCAACTCACTGGCGCGGGCGGCTGGGGCCAATTTCCCAGAGGCGGCGAGCGCATCGTTCGCGGCCTGTATAAATCCCTAAAATACATTGCTGATCCGGCATTGAGGTTTGATAATTTGGTGTATGCCTACGGTCAAATCGGCTATCTCATCACTTCCTTACAGGGCATCCTATTCCCGCCCTCGTTTAAATCCTAATTGTTTCAAGATTCCCCGCCCAACTAACGCCCTAATCCCATGACTTCCTCCCCCGGAAAAATCCCGGTTTCTGTTTTGATTCCGGCTAAAAATGAAGAATCGAATCTCCCCGCTTGTCTCGACAGTGTGGCGCGGGCGGATGAAGTGTTTGTGGTGGATTCCCAGAGTAGCGATCGCTCCATCGAAATTGCCGAGAGCCACGGTGCGACGGTGGTGCAATTTCACTTCAACGGCCGCTGGCCCAAAAAGAAAAATTGGTCTCTGGAAAATCTCCCCTTTCGCAATGATTGGGTCTTAATCGTCGATTGTGACGAACGCATCACCCCAGAACTGTGGGACGAAATCGCCCAACGCATCCAAGACCCCACCCACCAGGGTTAC
Coding sequences within:
- a CDS encoding glycosyltransferase family 2 protein; this encodes MTVAIAAIICTHNREDYLGKAIDSLLTQDHDDYEVIVVDNASTDRTREIVEARLPHPRLRYCYEAEVGLSAARNRGVRETEAAIITYLDDDAIASPGWLTALEAGFEEDEELAIAGGNVTLIWPDGCTCAPPWLSDGLAANLGAYDLGNQPRAITQHNLTPRGLNYAIRRLFWEQVGGFDRNLGRVGKNLLSNEELRMTELALKRGWHVTYLPAATVAHHVTPERLERRWFLKRGWWQGVSESYREQLTGAGGWGQFPRGGERIVRGLYKSLKYIADPALRFDNLVYAYGQIGYLITSLQGILFPPSFKS